In Grus americana isolate bGruAme1 chromosome 17, bGruAme1.mat, whole genome shotgun sequence, the following proteins share a genomic window:
- the MOCS3 gene encoding adenylyltransferase and sulfurtransferase MOCS3, with protein sequence MAGGAEAARLSAEIGQREQELRGLRDRLAAVLAGGSGAAAEGSGAAFPGELPPLPAQASLSPADILRYSRQLVLPELGVRGQLLLARSSVLVVGCGGLGCPLAQYLAAAGVGRLGLVDHDVVETSNLHRQVLHGEARRGVPKAASAAAALRLLNSGVQYVPYCGALDPRTALELVRQYDVVADCSDNVPTRYLVNDACVLAGKPLVSGSALRLEGQLVTYNYQGGPCYRCLFPKPPPPETVTNCADGGVLGVVPGIVGCIQALEVLKIASGMGPSFSRFMLMFDAREGRFRNIKLRPKKPDCAVCGDNPTVTCLQDYEAFCGSSATDKCRTLHLLSSEDRVSVEEYKKLLDEQVPHVLLDVRPQVEVDICRLVHAVHIPLSKLEEKDEEYLEYLGKRICEEKQRTNGQTSFPVYVVCKLGNDSQKAVRILQELPAKELGSVLAKDIKGGLMAWASKIDPTFPQY encoded by the coding sequence ATGGCGGGCGGCGCGGAGGCGGCGCGGTTGAGCGCCGAGATCGGCCAGCGGGAGCAGGAGCTGCGCGGATTGCGCGACCGGCTGGCCGCCGTGCTGGCGGGGGGGAGCGGTGCCGCCGCGGAGGGGAGCGGTGCCGCCTTCCCCGGCGAGCTCCCCCCTCTGCCCGCCCAGGCCTCCCTGAGCCCCGCCGACATCCTGCGGTACAGCCGGCAGCTGGTGCTGCCCGAGCTGGGCGTGCGGgggcagctgctcctggcccGCTCCTCCGTGCTCGTGGTGGGCTGCGGCGGCCTGGGCTGCCCCCTGGCCCAGTACCTGGCCGCGGCCGGCGTGGGCCGCCTAGGCCTGGTGGACCACGACGTGGTGGAGACCAGCAACCTGCACCGGCAGGTGCTGCACGGGGAGGCCCGCCGGGGGGTCCCCAAGGCCGCGTCTGCCGCGGCAGCCCTGCGGCTGCTGAACTCCGGCGTGCAGTACGTGCCCTACTGCGGCGCTCTGGACCCCCGCACAGCCCTGGAGCTGGTGCGGCAGTACGACGTCGTCGCCGACTGCTCCGACAACGTCCCCACCAGGTACTTGGTGAATGATGCCTGCGTCCTGGCTGGGAAGCCCCTGGTGTCCGGCAGCGCCCTCCGGCTGGAAGGGCAGCTGGTCACGTACAACTACCAGGGAGGGCCCTGCTACAGGtgcctcttccccaagccccctCCACCAGAGACGGTGACTAACTGTGCGGATGGCGGTGTGCTGGGTGTGGTGCCGGGCATCGTGGGCTGCATCCAGGCCTTGGAAGTGCTGAAGATTGCTTCGGGAATGGGCCCCTCCTTCAGTCGGTTCATGCTGATGTTTGATGCCCGCGAAGGCAGATTTCGCAACATTAAGTTACGACCAAAGAAACCAGACTGTGCTGTTTGCGGTGACAATCCAACTGTCACCTGCCTTCAGGATTATGAGGCGTTTTGTGGTTCTTCTGCAACAGACAAGTGTAGGACTTTACACCTGTTGTCCAGTGAAGACAGGGTATCTGTAGAGGAGTACAAAAAACTGTTGGATGAGCAAGTTCCTCATGTATTGTTGGACGTTCGTCCACAGGTAGAGGTGGATATCTGTCGCTTGGTACATGCTGTCCACATTCCTTTGAgtaaattagaagaaaaagatgaagaatatctggaatatttaggaaaaagaatttgtgaagaaaagcagagaactAATGGTCAAACATCTTTTCCTGTATATGTTGTTTGCAAATTAGGAAATGACTCCCAGAAGGCTGTAAGAATTCTGCAGGAGTTACCTGCCAAAGAACTTGGTTCTGTGTTAGCTAAGGATATTAAAGGGGGGCTCATGGCTTGGGCCAGTAAAATTGACCCAACGTTTCCTCAGTATTAG